The window CCCGGAACACGTCCGCGAGGAGGTCCTCGGTGACGACCTCGGTCGGCGGGCCCCAGTCGTACAGTTCGCCGTCTTTCATCGCCACGAGGTTGTCGGCGAAGCGGGCCGCCTGCCCGATGTCGTGGAGGACGACCCCGACCGTGATACCGGCCTCGCGGTTCAGCGTCCGCACGACCTCCATGACACGAAGTTGGTGGTGCAGATCGAGGTACGTCGTCGGTTCGTCGAGGAGGAGGACGTCGGTGTCCTGTGCCAGCACCATGGCGATCCACGCGAGTTGTTTCTGGCCGCCGCTGAGCGTCCCGAGTTCGGTGTCCCGCAGGTGGTCGACGCCCGCGAGGTCGATGGCGCGATCCACCGCGTGGTGGTCGGCCTCGGACAGCGACTCGAAGAAGCCCCGGTGCGGGTACCGACCGTGGTACGCGAGGTCCTCGACGGTCGTGCTGGCCGGCGACTCGTGTTCCTGCGACAGCAGACCGAGACGCCGGGCGAGTTCGTCGTCGTCGAGTCGGTGGACCGCCTCGCCGTCGAGCAGTACCTCGCCGGACTCGGGTGCCAACTGGTCGGCCAGCGCCTTCAGGAGCGTACTCTTGCCGCTCCCGTTCGGCCCGACGAGCGCCGTGACCTCGCCCGCCGGGACCAGGACCTTCTCACACTCGACGACCGGGTCCTCGGTCGTCGGGTAGCCGAGCGCGAGGTCCTCGCCGACGAGTTCGCTCGCCGACGTCTCGCCGGGCGTCGTTCCGTCGCCGGGCGCTGTCGCGTCGTCGTCTGCCGCCGACCTGTCGGGCTTCTGTGCCGGCATCAGAGATCACCCA of the Salinirubrum litoreum genome contains:
- a CDS encoding ABC transporter ATP-binding protein, whose amino-acid sequence is MPAQKPDRSAADDDATAPGDGTTPGETSASELVGEDLALGYPTTEDPVVECEKVLVPAGEVTALVGPNGSGKSTLLKALADQLAPESGEVLLDGEAVHRLDDDELARRLGLLSQEHESPASTTVEDLAYHGRYPHRGFFESLSEADHHAVDRAIDLAGVDHLRDTELGTLSGGQKQLAWIAMVLAQDTDVLLLDEPTTYLDLHHQLRVMEVVRTLNREAGITVGVVLHDIGQAARFADNLVAMKDGELYDWGPPTEVVTEDLLADVFRVDASVDTERDGGPHVAPHRALDE